A part of Candidatus Omnitrophota bacterium genomic DNA contains:
- a CDS encoding M48 family metallopeptidase, which yields MAATAVAKSYSHCKYTLSIIDLVYSITLILIFLGSGFSLSLESLLRNINLPSYLLVALFLLIVGMLYYLLNLPLNFYASFFLEHKFNLTNQKLGAWWMDQLKSAILGYIISLILVLSFYWIFGRFNQWWLVTSIFWIFFSLVLAKLTPVLIIPLFFKYKKLDDEILRQRIFNLASKMQIRLMDVFEIDFSKKTLKANAAFTGMGKSRRVLLADTLKDKYSHDEIEVILAHEFAHYRLGHIIKLIIVNSLVTLGLFYLIFRTSGIVLTAFNLESLKQIASLPLVFLYFILFGIIMQPLEAFISRFFEKEADNLALKVTGSNEAFISLMEKLANQNLADRNPHPLIKFFFFTHPPIDERIKLAKK from the coding sequence ATGGCTGCTACTGCAGTGGCCAAAAGTTACTCTCATTGTAAGTACACTTTAAGCATTATTGATTTAGTTTACAGCATAACCCTGATTCTGATTTTTTTAGGATCAGGGTTTTCTTTGTCCCTGGAGTCTTTACTTAGGAATATAAACCTGCCAAGTTATCTACTTGTCGCCTTGTTCCTCTTAATAGTAGGGATGTTATATTATTTACTAAATTTACCGCTTAATTTCTATGCTAGTTTTTTTCTGGAACATAAATTTAATCTCACCAATCAGAAACTAGGGGCTTGGTGGATGGATCAATTAAAATCTGCAATATTAGGGTATATAATTTCTTTAATATTAGTTTTGTCTTTTTATTGGATCTTCGGAAGATTTAACCAATGGTGGCTGGTTACTTCTATCTTTTGGATATTTTTTAGCCTGGTTTTGGCAAAGCTTACTCCCGTATTAATTATTCCGTTGTTTTTTAAATATAAGAAACTCGATGATGAAATTTTACGCCAAAGAATTTTTAATTTGGCTTCTAAAATGCAGATTAGATTGATGGATGTTTTTGAAATAGATTTCAGTAAAAAAACGCTCAAGGCAAATGCGGCATTTACCGGTATGGGGAAAAGTAGGCGGGTGCTTCTGGCAGATACCTTAAAAGATAAATATAGCCATGATGAGATTGAGGTGATTTTGGCGCATGAATTTGCTCATTACCGGCTTGGGCATATAATAAAGTTGATTATTGTAAATTCCTTGGTGACTTTAGGGTTATTCTATTTAATTTTTAGGACTAGTGGTATTGTTTTAACAGCATTTAACTTAGAATCTCTTAAACAGATAGCAAGTCTGCCGCTGGTTTTTCTTTATTTTATATTATTCGGGATTATTATGCAGCCGCTAGAGGCATTTATCAGCCGTTTCTTTGAGAAAGAAGCAGATAATTTAGCTTTGAAGGTTACCGGTTCTAATGAAGCATTTATCTCGTTGATGGAGAAGCTTGCTAATCAGAATCTTGCCGACAGAAACCCGCACCCATTGATCAAGTTTTTCTTTTTTACCCATCCTCCGATTGACGAACGTATAAAATTAGCCAAGAAATAA
- a CDS encoding Gfo/Idh/MocA family oxidoreductase gives MSKLKIGVIGIGHLGSIHAKIYKESPNCQLVGVCDTNSESLNRTCADLGVPGYSDYKELFGKADAVSIAVPTVLHHKVAVEFLKAGIHTLVEKPFTLTLKEADDLIKIADKNKLILQVGHIERFNSAFAATLKIIKMPKFIECHRLSSFPNRSLDVGAVLDIMIHDIDIVLGLVNSPLKRIDSVGVNVLTKFEDIANTRLTFKNGCVANLTASRVSDDPMRKIRIFQEDTYISLDYKNAQASVYRKIGLQITKENLPIEKEQPLQKELESFISCVTNNTTPLVSGPIARQALEVALKIQRQIWNR, from the coding sequence ATGAGTAAACTTAAAATTGGTGTAATCGGAATAGGACATTTAGGCAGTATCCACGCTAAGATATATAAGGAAAGTCCAAATTGCCAACTTGTGGGTGTATGCGATACTAATTCGGAATCACTAAACCGGACTTGTGCCGATCTGGGAGTACCAGGATATAGCGATTATAAAGAACTTTTTGGTAAAGCAGATGCGGTAAGTATTGCTGTTCCTACAGTATTGCACCACAAAGTGGCCGTAGAATTCCTTAAGGCAGGCATACATACCCTAGTTGAGAAACCTTTCACCTTAACCCTAAAAGAAGCTGACGACCTGATTAAGATCGCCGACAAAAATAAGCTTATTCTACAGGTTGGGCACATTGAAAGGTTCAATTCTGCTTTCGCAGCTACGCTTAAAATCATTAAAATGCCCAAATTTATTGAGTGTCACCGCCTTTCAAGCTTCCCTAACCGCTCTTTGGATGTAGGCGCAGTACTTGATATTATGATTCATGATATTGATATTGTACTGGGGCTGGTAAATTCGCCGCTAAAAAGAATTGACTCTGTAGGAGTAAACGTGCTGACTAAATTTGAGGACATTGCCAATACCCGCCTGACTTTTAAGAATGGCTGCGTTGCTAACCTCACCGCCAGCCGAGTATCCGATGATCCTATGCGCAAGATCCGCATCTTTCAGGAAGATACCTATATATCCCTAGATTATAAAAACGCCCAAGCCTCGGTTTACCGAAAAATCGGTTTGCAGATAACTAAAGAGAACCTGCCCATAGAAAAAGAACAACCACTGCAAAAAGAACTGGAATCATTTATCTCCTGTGTAACTAATAACACTACCCCTCTAGTTTCTGGCCCGATAGCCCGTCAGGCGTTGGAAGTTGCTCTAAAAATCCAAAGACAAATATGGAACAGATAA
- the carB gene encoding carbamoyl-phosphate synthase large subunit: MPKRTDIKKILIIGSGPIVIGQACEFDYSGTQACKVLKQEGYKIILVNSNPATIMTDPEVADKTYLEPITAEIVEKIIAKERPDALLPTLGGQTALNTAVELDKLGVLKKYKVETIGADIKAIKKGEDRKLFKAAMKKIRLDLPKSDQAHNLEEAIGIAKDIGFPIIIRPSFTMGGAGGSIAYNMEDFKVLAKRGLESSMIGEILVEESLIGWKEFELEVMRDLKDNVVVICTIENLDPMGIHTGDSITVAPIQTLTDREYQKMRDAAIACIREIGVATGGSNIQFAINPKTGRMVIIEMNPRVSRSSALSSKATGFPIAKIAAKLAVGYTLDEIPNDITKSTCACFEPAIDYCVVKIPRFTFEKFALADDTLGVSMKSVGEAMSIGRTFKESLQKGLRSLEIKKFGLESIVFNNLEDIKVEKETLDEIYCKLKQPNAERIFYIGDAFRAKLDIETIHDLTKIDPWFLHNIKEIIDCERELLANKNNITYELLKHAKEYGFSDKQLAKILSQDEVGVYNLRKSMGITADFKLVDTCAAEFMAYTPYFYSTYE, from the coding sequence ATGCCTAAAAGAACTGATATAAAAAAGATTCTAATTATAGGAAGCGGCCCTATCGTTATCGGACAGGCCTGTGAATTTGATTACTCCGGTACCCAGGCTTGTAAGGTTTTAAAACAGGAAGGATATAAGATTATTTTAGTAAATTCCAACCCGGCGACAATTATGACTGATCCGGAGGTTGCCGATAAGACCTATCTTGAGCCTATTACGGCAGAGATAGTAGAAAAAATTATTGCTAAGGAAAGGCCGGATGCGCTTCTGCCTACTCTTGGCGGACAGACTGCTTTAAATACTGCCGTGGAATTGGACAAATTAGGAGTATTAAAAAAATATAAGGTTGAGACTATCGGAGCCGATATAAAAGCAATTAAAAAAGGCGAAGACCGTAAGTTATTTAAAGCAGCAATGAAGAAAATCAGATTGGATTTGCCTAAAAGCGATCAGGCTCATAATTTAGAAGAGGCAATTGGTATAGCCAAAGATATAGGTTTTCCTATAATTATCCGGCCAAGTTTTACTATGGGTGGAGCAGGGGGATCAATTGCTTATAATATGGAAGATTTTAAGGTCTTAGCTAAACGAGGATTAGAGTCCAGTATGATAGGTGAGATTCTGGTTGAGGAGTCTTTGATTGGCTGGAAGGAATTTGAGTTGGAAGTTATGCGCGACTTAAAAGATAATGTAGTGGTTATCTGTACTATTGAGAACCTAGATCCTATGGGTATACATACCGGAGACAGTATTACAGTTGCTCCTATTCAGACATTAACGGATAGAGAGTATCAAAAGATGCGTGATGCTGCTATTGCCTGCATTCGCGAAATTGGGGTTGCTACCGGCGGTTCCAATATTCAGTTTGCTATTAATCCTAAGACTGGCAGAATGGTAATCATCGAGATGAATCCCCGCGTTTCGCGTAGCTCGGCATTATCTTCGAAAGCTACCGGTTTTCCTATCGCCAAAATTGCTGCTAAACTTGCAGTAGGTTATACTCTTGATGAAATACCCAATGATATTACTAAGTCCACATGCGCTTGTTTTGAGCCGGCGATCGACTATTGCGTGGTAAAGATACCGCGTTTTACTTTTGAAAAATTTGCTTTGGCAGATGATACATTAGGAGTATCAATGAAGTCGGTAGGAGAGGCTATGTCTATCGGCCGTACATTTAAAGAATCTTTGCAGAAGGGCTTGCGTTCTTTGGAAATTAAAAAATTTGGATTAGAAAGCATTGTTTTTAATAATTTAGAAGATATAAAAGTAGAAAAAGAAACTTTAGATGAGATTTATTGTAAGTTGAAGCAGCCTAACGCAGAGAGGATCTTTTATATTGGGGATGCTTTCCGCGCCAAGCTGGATATCGAAACAATTCACGATCTGACTAAAATTGACCCCTGGTTTTTGCATAATATTAAAGAGATTATTGATTGCGAGAGAGAGTTATTGGCAAATAAAAATAATATAACTTATGAATTACTTAAGCATGCTAAGGAATATGGTTTTAGTGATAAACAATTGGCTAAAATTTTATCACAAGATGAGGTAGGTGTTTATAATTTAAGAAAATCCATGGGTATAACGGCGGATTTTAAGTTGGTTGATACATGTGCGGCAGAATTTATGGCTTACACCCCGTATTTTTATTCTACCTACGAATAA
- a CDS encoding 50S ribosomal protein L27 codes for MIGGFSTPKKDKALKSSGGKLVKTGEILVRGVDTYKAGINVRGPGTLFALCAGKVYFTRKKTSHGKVRTFINVAPLAKTTKK; via the coding sequence ATGATAGGTGGTTTTTCTACTCCCAAAAAAGATAAGGCACTTAAATCAAGCGGTGGAAAATTGGTTAAAACCGGAGAAATTTTGGTGCGCGGTGTGGATACTTATAAGGCAGGAATAAATGTTCGTGGGCCGGGAACATTGTTTGCTCTTTGTGCGGGTAAGGTTTACTTTACCCGTAAGAAAACCAGCCACGGCAAGGTACGCACATTTATTAACGTTGCTCCACTGGCCAAAACAACCAAGAAATAA
- a CDS encoding HD domain-containing protein — MSADIQTAFKDLLNCLQALKMYGPKHPMYTKSLDNTYIAFESVFSTRQEMVIGIVGEELAFEKEILFDLSKFLRPSILYLKERNIERLGFLIGLTKEELENFVSLIARPKEVFKGDPQEMLTVSGINHIKISKLKVDDENEEKAFGLAQLSLYDSSADKVNQALSGVLNSEQIDHLALKFSLNNILENLDTQRNELLKLATLKRYDVETYTHMLNVSIFSMYFASRLGFDKADVLDIGVAAMFHDIGKISISRKILHKAGKLSDSEFGSIKSHTILGAEIMLKYVDTLGMLPVVVSFEHHLKYDSSGYPRLPLLRKQHIASSIVSICDVYDALSQRRSYKQDYSPDLVYNIMNRNEGGSFDPQLLDKFFKFLGLWPVGAVVALSDESIAIVKEENESDIRRPKVEVVSPVEKRRLVDLAQDNSLSIQRYLNPWKEGKEFLHLPE, encoded by the coding sequence ATGTCTGCTGATATTCAGACAGCTTTTAAGGATTTACTCAATTGCCTCCAGGCCCTTAAGATGTACGGGCCTAAGCACCCTATGTATACCAAATCTTTGGATAATACTTATATAGCTTTTGAGAGTGTTTTTTCTACTCGTCAGGAGATGGTTATTGGGATTGTTGGAGAAGAGCTGGCTTTTGAAAAGGAAATTCTTTTTGATTTGAGCAAGTTTCTGCGTCCATCGATTCTTTATCTAAAAGAGAGGAATATCGAAAGGCTTGGTTTTCTTATCGGGTTGACTAAAGAGGAACTTGAAAACTTTGTAAGTTTAATTGCCAGGCCTAAGGAGGTTTTTAAAGGTGACCCCCAGGAAATGCTTACAGTTTCCGGAATAAATCATATTAAGATAAGTAAGCTAAAAGTTGATGATGAAAATGAAGAGAAAGCCTTTGGGCTGGCTCAGCTTAGCCTTTATGATTCTTCTGCAGACAAAGTTAACCAGGCTTTAAGCGGAGTGCTTAACTCCGAACAAATCGATCACCTTGCGCTTAAGTTTTCACTCAATAATATTCTGGAAAACCTAGATACACAGCGTAATGAACTGCTCAAACTGGCTACGCTGAAGAGATATGATGTGGAAACCTATACACATATGCTCAATGTTTCTATCTTTTCTATGTATTTTGCTTCACGGTTAGGTTTCGATAAAGCGGATGTTTTGGATATTGGCGTTGCAGCCATGTTCCATGATATCGGTAAAATATCCATTTCACGGAAAATATTACATAAAGCCGGTAAACTTTCCGATTCTGAATTTGGCAGTATTAAAAGCCATACTATATTAGGCGCAGAAATAATGCTTAAGTATGTCGATACCTTGGGTATGTTACCAGTAGTGGTTAGCTTTGAGCACCATCTAAAATATGACTCTTCAGGCTATCCAAGGCTACCCTTATTGAGGAAACAACATATCGCCTCTTCGATTGTTTCTATTTGTGATGTTTATGATGCCCTTTCGCAAAGGCGTAGCTATAAACAAGACTACTCCCCGGATTTAGTTTATAATATAATGAATAGAAATGAAGGGGGATCATTCGATCCTCAGCTATTGGATAAGTTTTTTAAATTTTTAGGACTTTGGCCAGTTGGCGCGGTAGTTGCGCTAAGTGATGAAAGTATTGCTATAGTTAAGGAGGAGAATGAATCCGATATCCGTAGGCCAAAGGTTGAAGTAGTTTCTCCTGTAGAAAAGAGGCGCCTGGTTGACCTTGCTCAAGATAATAGTTTAAGTATTCAACGTTATCTTAACCCTTGGAAGGAAGGCAAGGAATTTTTGCATTTACCTGAATAA
- the lpxB gene encoding lipid-A-disaccharide synthase, translated as MEQIKKIFIVCGEPSGDLLAGNLASAIKNLNPNIKISGVGGTNLACAGCEIFYNIKELSVMGLFDVLKKLPKFFKLKKIILEKIYADKPDAIILVDFSGFNLRLAKTINKRIPVIYYVSPQVWASREKRINNIKKFVSKMFVLFKFEEEFYKQRSIEATRVGHPLIDLVKPTLTKQEFLDFFRLSPNKKIVALLPGSRKQEVRLILPIMLKTAKIINKINPQTQFVIAKAPNLNTQIYQDACKKFNLDLNIIDGKTYDCLDIAQASMVCSGTATLEAAIIQKPFVIIYKTNILNYLLYRPQVKIPYIGMVNIVAGKQVVPEFLQFNADPKKIAASILKFLKDPLAAKILTEELSIVTNKLGAPGAASRAAKLILDFLK; from the coding sequence ATGGAACAGATAAAAAAAATCTTTATCGTTTGCGGCGAGCCTTCCGGAGATCTTTTGGCAGGGAATCTTGCCAGCGCAATCAAAAACCTTAACCCAAACATAAAAATTTCGGGCGTAGGAGGTACAAATTTAGCCTGCGCCGGATGCGAAATTTTCTATAATATTAAAGAACTTTCAGTCATGGGGTTATTTGATGTTTTAAAGAAGCTGCCGAAATTCTTTAAGTTAAAAAAAATAATTTTGGAGAAAATTTACGCCGATAAACCTGATGCCATAATTTTAGTTGATTTCTCCGGTTTTAACCTGCGCCTTGCCAAAACCATCAATAAACGCATACCTGTCATCTATTATGTCAGCCCGCAAGTTTGGGCTTCAAGAGAAAAAAGAATAAATAATATAAAAAAGTTTGTCTCCAAGATGTTTGTGCTCTTTAAATTCGAAGAGGAATTTTATAAACAACGCTCAATAGAGGCAACCCGCGTAGGCCATCCTTTAATAGATCTAGTAAAACCAACTCTAACAAAACAGGAATTTTTGGATTTTTTTAGGCTTTCTCCTAATAAAAAAATCGTTGCCCTGCTACCCGGTTCACGCAAACAGGAAGTTCGATTAATCTTGCCCATAATGCTTAAGACTGCCAAAATTATCAACAAAATAAACCCTCAAACACAATTTGTTATCGCTAAAGCTCCTAATTTAAATACTCAAATATACCAAGACGCATGCAAAAAATTTAATCTGGATTTAAATATTATCGATGGAAAAACTTACGACTGCCTTGATATAGCCCAAGCAAGTATGGTCTGTTCTGGAACAGCCACCCTAGAAGCGGCAATCATCCAAAAACCTTTTGTAATCATATATAAAACTAACATTCTAAATTACTTACTTTATCGGCCACAGGTAAAAATACCTTACATTGGTATGGTTAATATCGTAGCCGGCAAACAGGTTGTTCCGGAGTTTCTTCAGTTTAATGCTGACCCAAAAAAAATTGCTGCCTCAATTCTAAAATTCCTGAAGGATCCGCTTGCCGCAAAAATTTTAACAGAAGAACTGTCAATTGTAACAAACAAACTCGGAGCTCCGGGAGCAGCGAGCCGAGCCGCAAAGTTAATTCTTGATTTCTTGAAATAA
- a CDS encoding CTP synthase, producing the protein MTKYIFVTGGVISSLGKGIACASIGKILESRGLKVTLMKLDPYINVDPGTMNPYQHGEVYVTDDGAETDLDLGHYERFTKAQMTKFNNATTGQVYNAVISRERRGDYLGKTIQVIPHITGEIKDRIKKVAQVSQADIVLIEIGGTVGDIESLPFLEAARQFELDAGEKNVLYIHLTLVPYIKVADEIKTKPTQHSVQTLREIGIQPDILVCRTEKPLSDDVKEKISLFCNVRKEAVIESRDVESIYQVPLVFKGQILDEIILSHFGLISKPSDLKDWEKNVVERLFSPKKTVQVAVVGKYIGLQDAYKSIYEAITHGGISNQVKVEVKKIDSEDIEKHGAEKLLTGVDAILVPGGFGCRGIEGKIKAVSFARKNKIPFLGICLGMQCAVMDFARAICDLKDANSTEFKPKTKNPVISLLIEQKNIKDMGGTMRLGAYPCKIKKNTLAWKVYQKKIVFERHRHRFEFNNKFRKKLECKGVVFSGIYQKKNLVEIVELKKHPYFIAVQFHPEFKSKPDAAHPLFREFIRAAAEKK; encoded by the coding sequence ATGACCAAATATATCTTTGTAACCGGTGGTGTAATTTCAAGCTTGGGAAAGGGAATAGCTTGCGCTTCTATCGGTAAAATTTTGGAATCTCGCGGCCTTAAAGTTACCTTAATGAAATTGGATCCTTATATCAATGTTGATCCGGGCACGATGAATCCTTATCAACATGGAGAGGTTTATGTTACTGATGACGGGGCAGAGACTGATTTAGATTTGGGCCATTACGAAAGATTTACCAAGGCGCAGATGACCAAGTTTAATAACGCTACTACCGGCCAGGTTTATAATGCTGTAATTTCGCGTGAGCGCCGCGGTGATTATTTAGGTAAAACCATTCAGGTTATTCCCCATATTACAGGTGAAATAAAAGATAGGATTAAAAAGGTTGCTCAAGTCAGCCAGGCTGATATCGTCTTGATTGAGATTGGCGGAACCGTGGGAGATATTGAAAGCCTGCCTTTCTTGGAGGCGGCTCGGCAATTTGAATTGGATGCCGGAGAAAAGAATGTTCTCTATATCCATCTTACCCTGGTTCCCTATATAAAAGTTGCTGATGAAATAAAAACTAAGCCTACGCAGCATAGCGTGCAAACTTTACGTGAGATTGGGATACAGCCGGATATATTGGTTTGCCGTACCGAAAAACCTCTTTCTGATGATGTTAAGGAAAAAATATCCCTGTTTTGTAATGTAAGAAAAGAAGCAGTTATCGAATCGCGTGATGTGGAATCAATCTATCAGGTTCCTCTGGTTTTTAAGGGGCAGATTTTGGATGAAATAATCTTAAGTCACTTTGGATTAATCTCTAAGCCATCCGATTTAAAGGATTGGGAAAAAAATGTGGTAGAACGCCTGTTTTCTCCTAAAAAGACAGTTCAGGTGGCGGTAGTAGGCAAATACATTGGGTTACAAGATGCTTATAAGTCTATTTATGAAGCCATTACTCATGGCGGTATCAGTAACCAAGTCAAAGTTGAGGTCAAAAAGATTGATTCTGAGGATATTGAAAAACATGGGGCTGAGAAGTTGCTTACGGGAGTAGATGCAATTTTAGTGCCCGGAGGGTTTGGGTGCAGAGGCATAGAGGGCAAGATTAAAGCGGTTAGTTTTGCGCGTAAAAATAAGATTCCTTTTTTGGGGATCTGCTTGGGAATGCAGTGTGCAGTGATGGATTTTGCACGCGCCATATGCGACTTAAAAGATGCAAATTCTACTGAGTTTAAGCCCAAAACAAAGAATCCGGTAATTAGCCTTTTAATTGAGCAGAAAAATATTAAAGATATGGGGGGCACGATGCGCCTGGGTGCCTATCCATGTAAGATAAAAAAGAATACTCTGGCCTGGAAGGTTTATCAGAAAAAAATTGTATTTGAGCGGCACAGGCATAGGTTTGAGTTTAATAATAAATTCCGTAAAAAACTTGAGTGCAAAGGTGTGGTCTTTTCCGGTATTTATCAGAAGAAAAATTTGGTTGAGATCGTGGAATTAAAGAAACATCCTTATTTTATTGCCGTGCAATTTCACCCCGAATTCAAATCCAAACCCGATGCGGCGCACCCTCTATTTAGAGAATTTATCCGCGCTGCAGCAGAAAAAAAATAA
- a CDS encoding MBL fold metallo-hydrolase, with the protein MSVKIKFLGGAKTVTGSSHLITAGKTEVLLDAGLFQGHRDAFYGINTTFHYNPRTINAMVLSHAHIDHCGNIPNLIKQGLRCKIYTTSATKDLADLMLIDSGKIQEEDVRYVNKINKRINMPLRKPLYTAKEASRATKIFRPIAYNQKFCIARDICATILDAGHILGSGTVVLDIKDEQKTFRLGYAVDLGRKNLPLLGDPVIPKGLDYLIMESTYGGRLHRPIEEAQSKLREAIARAIRRGGKVLIPSFTLERTQEVIYFLNELLKDKLIPSVPIYVDSPLATNITDLFEYHIDFLNDKTKRAFDKGDNPFELLNLRFIREQKESKALNFDKRPMIIIAGSGMCESGRILHHLQNNIEDTRNMILVVGYMAQDTLGRRIVEKNRLVKIFGVEYELNAEVVVINAFSGHADQTELLDFVSGCLPLKRIFLVHGELEQSQALAQILMQKGLDVHIPDKDEEVLLN; encoded by the coding sequence ATGTCAGTTAAGATAAAATTTCTAGGAGGAGCAAAAACTGTTACTGGTTCTAGCCATCTGATTACGGCTGGTAAGACAGAGGTTCTTCTTGACGCTGGCCTCTTTCAAGGGCATCGTGATGCCTTCTATGGAATCAATACAACTTTTCATTATAATCCGCGTACGATTAATGCCATGGTTTTATCGCATGCGCACATCGATCATTGCGGAAATATTCCCAATCTAATTAAGCAGGGATTACGTTGCAAGATCTATACTACTTCGGCAACTAAGGATTTGGCGGATCTTATGTTGATTGACTCGGGAAAGATTCAAGAAGAGGATGTGCGCTACGTAAATAAAATCAATAAACGCATAAATATGCCTTTGCGTAAACCTTTGTATACTGCAAAAGAGGCATCCCGTGCCACTAAAATTTTCCGCCCGATTGCTTATAATCAGAAGTTTTGTATAGCCCGCGATATTTGCGCAACCATTCTAGATGCTGGGCATATTTTAGGTTCAGGAACCGTTGTTTTGGATATTAAAGACGAGCAGAAAACTTTTCGCCTGGGCTATGCGGTAGATTTGGGGAGAAAGAATCTTCCTCTTTTGGGTGACCCCGTAATTCCTAAGGGGCTTGATTATTTAATCATGGAGTCTACTTATGGGGGCCGCCTTCATCGGCCAATTGAAGAGGCGCAGTCAAAATTAAGAGAAGCAATTGCCCGGGCTATAAGGCGCGGGGGAAAGGTTTTAATTCCTTCTTTTACTCTGGAGCGCACGCAGGAGGTAATTTATTTCCTGAATGAATTACTTAAGGATAAGCTTATTCCTTCTGTGCCTATTTATGTGGATAGCCCGCTAGCCACCAATATTACCGATCTGTTTGAGTATCACATTGATTTTTTAAATGATAAGACCAAGCGTGCATTTGATAAAGGTGATAATCCGTTTGAATTATTGAATTTGCGTTTTATCCGGGAGCAAAAAGAATCCAAGGCTTTGAATTTTGATAAGCGTCCGATGATTATTATTGCTGGAAGCGGTATGTGTGAATCCGGAAGAATATTGCACCATTTGCAGAATAATATCGAGGATACACGTAATATGATCCTGGTTGTCGGATATATGGCGCAGGATACTTTAGGCAGAAGGATAGTCGAGAAAAATCGTTTGGTAAAAATATTCGGAGTAGAGTACGAACTTAATGCGGAGGTAGTAGTAATTAATGCTTTTTCCGGGCATGCCGACCAGACAGAGCTATTGGATTTTGTTTCAGGATGCCTACCACTTAAACGGATCTTTTTGGTACATGGCGAACTTGAACAGTCCCAGGCCCTTGCTCAGATATTGATGCAAAAGGGGCTAGACGTGCATATCCCGGATAAAGATGAAGAGGTATTGCTTAATTAG
- the carA gene encoding glutamine-hydrolyzing carbamoyl-phosphate synthase small subunit, which produces MVAYLVLEDGLIFKGRSFGSNGEALGEVVFNTSMAGYQEIITDPSYRGQIVAMTYPLIGNYGINKEDVESRRAFLNGFVVKEYSNLASNWRKDQDLGDYLKENNILAIEGIDTRALTLHIREKGAMKAILSTQDLDRNSLINKARKSPGLVGLDLVKEVAIVKKYVYSQSKENKYKVVVLDCGVKLNTLRVLAALKCNVTVVPAQASSKEILEEKPDGILLSNGPGDPAAVDYVIKTVANLIGQVPIFGICLGHQMLGLALGGKTYKLKFGHHGANHPVKDLRTGKVSITSQNHGFCVDTGSLNKKDIELTHVNLNDDTSEGFCHKKLPLFCVQFHPEASPGPHDAQYLFAEFIELMKEWKTRNSK; this is translated from the coding sequence ATGGTGGCCTATCTTGTTTTAGAGGATGGATTAATATTCAAAGGGCGCTCTTTTGGCTCAAACGGCGAAGCTTTGGGTGAAGTTGTTTTTAATACCAGCATGGCCGGCTACCAGGAGATTATCACTGATCCTTCTTATCGTGGCCAGATTGTGGCCATGACCTATCCTTTGATCGGCAATTACGGGATTAATAAAGAAGATGTGGAGAGCCGTAGAGCTTTTTTAAATGGTTTTGTAGTTAAAGAATACAGTAATCTGGCCAGTAATTGGAGAAAAGACCAGGATTTGGGGGATTATTTAAAAGAAAATAATATTTTGGCAATTGAAGGGATTGATACTCGGGCGCTTACCTTACATATAAGAGAAAAAGGCGCTATGAAAGCGATTTTATCAACGCAGGATTTAGATAGGAATAGCTTAATAAATAAAGCTAGAAAAAGCCCAGGTTTAGTGGGTTTGGATTTAGTTAAAGAAGTTGCTATTGTCAAAAAATATGTTTATTCACAGTCTAAAGAAAATAAATATAAGGTTGTAGTTTTAGATTGCGGGGTAAAACTTAATACATTAAGGGTGTTGGCGGCACTTAAATGTAATGTTACGGTTGTGCCCGCGCAAGCAAGTTCTAAGGAGATCTTAGAAGAGAAACCAGATGGCATCTTACTTTCTAATGGGCCGGGAGATCCGGCAGCAGTTGATTATGTAATTAAAACAGTTGCCAATTTAATTGGTCAGGTTCCAATTTTTGGGATTTGCCTGGGGCATCAAATGCTTGGGCTTGCTTTAGGAGGCAAAACCTATAAGTTAAAATTTGGCCACCATGGAGCAAATCATCCGGTGAAGGATTTAAGAACTGGTAAGGTTTCTATCACTAGTCAAAACCATGGGTTTTGTGTAGATACGGGTTCTTTAAACAAAAAAGATATTGAATTAACGCATGTAAATTTAAATGATGACACTTCAGAGGGGTTCTGCCATAAAAAGCTGCCTCTATTTTGTGTACAGTTTCACCCTGAAGCTTCTCCCGGGCCGCATGATGCGCAGTATTTATTTGCTGAATTTATAGAATTGATGAAAGAGTGGAAAACCAGAAATTCAAAATAA